In Bacillus sp. DX3.1, the following proteins share a genomic window:
- a CDS encoding dipeptide epimerase translates to MKIMDLTVNRRYIKLHKPFKTALRTVTEIESIDVFVHTDEGVVGKGAATATPVITGDFANGIEEAILGPIRSALIGKDLLQLQTLLLHIQLSCVGNTSAKAAVDMALYDTYCQFHNMPLYALLGGKKDIRTDITVSVDEPSVMAKEAKSHVEKGFLTLKIKVGKTATLDLERIEAIKSSIPKDITLRLDANQGWSPKEAVAIIQEMERRNLAIEFVEQPVHAKDWEGMKYVKNHVQTPIMADESVFSAQDALKLVQGNYADLLNIKLMKCGGIREAWKIADIAEAAGVKCMVGSMMESSLSVTAIAHVAAAHPNIHYFDLDAPLWLMEEPTGMTFSGPMVNLHHAVNIK, encoded by the coding sequence ATGAAAATAATGGATTTAACCGTGAATCGTCGCTATATCAAGCTCCATAAGCCATTTAAAACAGCCTTGCGTACCGTTACTGAAATTGAAAGTATTGATGTTTTTGTTCATACAGATGAGGGGGTTGTCGGGAAAGGCGCTGCAACTGCAACTCCTGTGATTACAGGGGATTTTGCAAATGGGATTGAAGAAGCGATTTTAGGACCAATTCGTTCCGCATTAATTGGGAAGGATTTGTTGCAACTTCAAACACTTCTGCTACACATTCAATTAAGCTGTGTTGGCAATACAAGTGCTAAAGCAGCGGTTGATATGGCTTTGTATGATACGTATTGCCAATTTCATAACATGCCACTTTATGCATTATTAGGTGGAAAGAAAGATATACGAACGGATATTACTGTAAGTGTTGATGAACCTTCTGTAATGGCAAAAGAAGCGAAAAGTCATGTGGAGAAAGGATTTCTAACACTAAAAATAAAAGTTGGTAAAACAGCAACTTTAGATTTAGAACGTATCGAAGCGATAAAAAGTAGTATTCCAAAAGATATCACATTGCGATTAGATGCGAATCAAGGGTGGAGTCCAAAAGAAGCTGTTGCGATAATTCAAGAAATGGAGAGAAGGAATCTAGCTATAGAATTTGTTGAACAACCTGTTCATGCGAAAGATTGGGAAGGGATGAAATATGTAAAAAATCATGTACAAACACCGATTATGGCTGATGAAAGTGTTTTTTCAGCACAGGATGCTTTAAAACTTGTACAAGGGAACTATGCCGATTTATTAAATATTAAATTGATGAAATGTGGCGGCATACGGGAAGCTTGGAAAATTGCTGATATTGCAGAAGCGGCTGGTGTGAAATGCATGGTTGGCAGCATGATGGAATCATCACTTTCAGTTACAGCAATTGCACATGTGGCAGCTGCTCATCCAAACATACACTATTTTGATCTAGATGCTCCTTTATGGTTAATGGAAGAACCAACTGGAATGACATTTAGCGGACCAATGGTAAATCTGCATCATGCAGTGAATATAAAGTGA
- a CDS encoding DUF3870 domain-containing protein, translating to MYASNTIYIVGDAKAPQNNPITEKFKSYFVAFVVEKDTGKIVDADCSATISLTVQFVKHLFLHRNINDPNLMGEIKNRYFGSSQKALLVALKDAQKKYNQIAALSTLS from the coding sequence GTGTACGCTTCTAATACGATTTATATCGTAGGGGACGCAAAAGCACCTCAAAATAATCCCATTACAGAAAAATTTAAAAGTTACTTCGTAGCATTCGTTGTTGAAAAGGATACAGGGAAGATCGTTGATGCGGACTGTTCGGCAACGATTTCATTAACTGTTCAATTTGTGAAGCATTTATTTTTACATAGAAATATAAACGATCCTAATTTAATGGGAGAAATTAAAAATCGCTATTTTGGTTCTTCACAAAAAGCATTGCTTGTTGCATTAAAAGATGCGCAAAAAAAATATAATCAAATTGCTGCTTTGTCTACACTTTCATAG
- a CDS encoding serine hydrolase, whose amino-acid sequence MKKEEFVCELEKLIRNIQGNVSVMIQGSITYRYNEQYVHPSASLMKLPILACAIEHIKKGCLNPYELIPVSSLPKTSGSGIISSLYTPNVTIQDLLTFMITVSDNTATNWFIKRLGMNQIQNHIDSLQLDGTKIQRYMMHAPKESGKDNFTTAEDIVSLLRHYDKEEQFYQPLLQQQFTHKLCGRLANIEGLKIANKTGELQCATHDVARFKIKEQTVYIAVLSSDVERVNYMNYIFSEIGYLITQYISRINGH is encoded by the coding sequence ATGAAAAAAGAGGAATTTGTATGTGAATTAGAAAAATTGATTAGAAACATACAAGGAAATGTAAGTGTCATGATACAGGGATCGATAACGTATCGTTACAACGAACAATATGTTCATCCATCTGCTAGTCTTATGAAGTTGCCAATACTTGCGTGTGCAATAGAACATATAAAGAAGGGCTGTTTAAATCCATATGAATTAATCCCTGTTTCATCTCTTCCGAAAACGAGCGGGAGTGGTATTATATCTTCCTTGTACACGCCGAATGTAACGATACAAGACTTACTGACATTTATGATTACAGTGTCTGATAATACAGCAACAAACTGGTTCATAAAACGATTAGGGATGAATCAGATTCAAAATCATATTGATTCATTACAACTAGATGGAACGAAAATACAGCGATATATGATGCACGCTCCTAAAGAATCGGGTAAAGATAATTTCACGACGGCCGAAGATATTGTGTCGTTGTTACGTCATTATGATAAAGAAGAACAGTTTTATCAGCCACTGCTACAACAGCAATTTACTCATAAATTATGCGGGAGGTTAGCAAATATAGAAGGATTAAAAATAGCAAATAAAACCGGTGAACTGCAGTGCGCTACGCATGATGTAGCACGATTTAAAATAAAAGAACAAACCGTATATATAGCCGTATTAAGCTCGGATGTAGAACGTGTAAATTATATGAATTATATATTTTCAGAGATTGGATATTTAATCACGCAATATATATCCCGCATTAATGGGCATTAA
- a CDS encoding septum formation initiator family protein — protein MRKLRKINVPNVQHNSSQSIEPGVTINKKKIRRFILVFIFIFSTAFYLQYILYKQETMIKEKQKEIQNQQQQVISLKKDGEYLKKEVGNLTDNEEQILKFARKEYHFSKPNETVFVIPK, from the coding sequence ATGAGGAAACTCAGAAAAATAAATGTTCCTAATGTACAGCACAATTCATCGCAATCTATTGAACCCGGAGTGACAATAAATAAAAAAAAAATACGGCGGTTTATCTTAGTTTTCATATTTATATTTTCAACAGCTTTTTACCTTCAATATATACTGTATAAGCAAGAAACAATGATTAAAGAAAAACAAAAAGAGATACAAAATCAGCAACAACAAGTAATTTCTTTAAAAAAAGATGGGGAATATTTAAAGAAAGAGGTTGGGAATTTAACAGATAATGAAGAACAAATTTTAAAATTTGCGAGGAAGGAATATCATTTTTCAAAACCAAATGAAACAGTATTCGTCATACCTAAATAA
- a CDS encoding aldo/keto reductase encodes MNYRTLGKTGLTVSEIGFGAWAIGGDEWGPVNDNHSIAAMEKAVELGVNFIDTADVYGLGHSEKLVAQVIKKRRNDIILSTKGGLIGHHYDPNGEPVYETAEKIIAVCETSLRRLQTDYIDVYFCHIWWDKKEETEAFLRAFEILKRDGKVRAVGVSTHDLQYMKHFNKDGGIDVVQLDYSILNRDPELDIFPYLQDHNLGAVIRGPLKMGILTGKFSDQTTFPDGDLRQDWPKESWFKNSLQKVEQLRSLSHQKRSLGQIALRYVLSHPSVSVAIPGAKTALQAEENAGASIRPLLSDDELAYIKEL; translated from the coding sequence ATGAACTACCGTACACTAGGAAAAACAGGATTAACTGTTTCCGAAATTGGATTTGGAGCTTGGGCAATCGGCGGTGATGAGTGGGGTCCCGTAAATGACAATCATTCCATTGCAGCGATGGAAAAAGCGGTTGAACTTGGAGTGAATTTTATTGATACGGCGGATGTATACGGATTAGGTCATAGTGAAAAGCTTGTTGCACAAGTAATAAAAAAACGAAGAAATGATATCATTCTTTCCACAAAAGGTGGTTTAATCGGGCACCATTATGATCCAAACGGAGAACCTGTTTATGAAACAGCTGAAAAAATAATTGCTGTATGTGAAACAAGTTTACGTCGACTTCAAACAGATTATATCGATGTTTATTTTTGTCATATTTGGTGGGATAAAAAGGAGGAAACAGAAGCATTCCTTCGTGCATTTGAAATATTAAAGCGTGATGGCAAAGTAAGGGCAGTTGGTGTTTCCACCCATGATTTACAATATATGAAACACTTTAATAAAGATGGCGGTATCGATGTTGTTCAGCTAGATTACAGCATACTGAATAGAGATCCAGAACTGGATATTTTCCCATATCTACAGGACCATAACTTAGGAGCTGTCATTCGTGGACCGTTAAAAATGGGTATATTAACAGGAAAGTTTAGTGATCAAACAACATTCCCAGATGGCGATTTACGACAAGATTGGCCAAAAGAATCCTGGTTTAAGAATAGTCTACAAAAGGTCGAACAATTAAGATCATTATCTCATCAAAAACGAAGTTTAGGACAAATTGCACTTCGTTATGTACTCTCTCATCCTTCTGTATCTGTTGCGATTCCTGGAGCAAAAACAGCATTACAGGCCGAAGAAAATGCTGGTGCTTCTATACGCCCTCTCCTATCAGATGATGAATTAGCATATATTAAAGAACTGTAA
- a CDS encoding DJ-1/PfpI family protein — MKNHWTVGILLFNEVEVLDFAGPFEVFSVTAEKNGNQPFTVHTVTQDGKAIKARNGLIVLPDYSILDMPTVDILIIPGGLGVREYEIKNENIINWIREQMKEVKLMASVCTGALLLAKAGLLDYKKATTHWASIELFRSEFPNVEVIENVKYVDEGHIITSGGISAGINMSFHIIKNLLGVEIAERTAKRMEYDIDLYV, encoded by the coding sequence ATGAAGAATCATTGGACTGTTGGAATTTTATTATTCAATGAAGTAGAAGTATTGGATTTTGCAGGTCCATTTGAAGTTTTTTCCGTTACAGCTGAAAAGAATGGGAACCAACCGTTTACAGTTCATACTGTTACGCAAGATGGAAAAGCGATAAAAGCGAGAAATGGATTAATTGTGCTACCTGATTATAGTATTTTAGATATGCCAACAGTGGATATATTAATTATTCCTGGTGGGTTAGGTGTACGAGAATATGAAATTAAAAATGAAAATATTATAAATTGGATTCGTGAACAAATGAAAGAAGTAAAATTAATGGCTTCTGTTTGTACAGGGGCTTTACTTCTTGCGAAGGCGGGTTTACTGGATTATAAAAAGGCGACAACACACTGGGCAAGTATTGAATTGTTTAGGAGTGAATTTCCAAATGTTGAAGTGATTGAGAATGTTAAATATGTAGATGAGGGACATATTATCACTTCTGGAGGAATTTCTGCGGGTATCAATATGTCATTTCATATCATTAAAAACTTATTAGGTGTAGAAATTGCAGAAAGAACAGCAAAAAGAATGGAATATGATATAGATCTTTATGTATAG
- a CDS encoding ankyrin repeat domain-containing protein, with amino-acid sequence MNQIATITNAVINGEYEKVSELVNKDQSLVDSFSEDGWTPLHLAAYFGHIEIASLLLEKGATLHVKEKNRNGNTPLQAAVANKKISLVEFLIDRGANINVTQSGGWTSLHEATLLGDEELVKLLIEKGADISIKRDDGKTAFDIALEKEHQHLLHLVQN; translated from the coding sequence ATGAATCAAATTGCTACGATTACAAATGCGGTAATAAACGGCGAGTATGAAAAAGTGAGTGAATTGGTAAACAAAGATCAGTCACTCGTTGATTCTTTCAGTGAAGATGGGTGGACGCCATTACACTTAGCTGCTTATTTTGGCCACATAGAAATTGCGAGTTTATTGCTGGAAAAGGGTGCAACTCTTCATGTGAAAGAAAAGAATCGCAATGGAAATACACCTCTTCAAGCAGCTGTTGCGAATAAAAAAATTAGTTTAGTTGAGTTTTTAATTGATCGTGGTGCGAATATAAATGTAACACAAAGTGGTGGATGGACAAGCCTTCATGAAGCTACATTACTAGGGGATGAAGAACTTGTAAAACTGTTAATTGAAAAGGGCGCTGATATAAGCATAAAGAGAGATGATGGAAAAACAGCTTTTGATATTGCGTTAGAAAAAGAGCATCAACATCTTTTACATCTTGTACAAAATTAA
- a CDS encoding GNAT family N-acetyltransferase, with protein MIRVFTENDREYVIESHYKIYNKEYNYNETFKEFIAKSVDDYMKNSCNSRECIWILEVNGQENGSIAITKVNEEVAQLRLFLINPHLRGGGYGKKLVETAIEFAEKQNYKVIKLCTNRDLKAARSLYEKYGFQIVDTTMKVLSDQEVIEEIWELKLS; from the coding sequence ATGATCCGTGTATTCACTGAAAATGATCGAGAGTATGTAATTGAATCACATTATAAAATTTATAACAAAGAATACAATTATAATGAAACTTTCAAAGAATTTATTGCCAAAAGTGTAGATGATTACATGAAGAATAGTTGCAATTCACGAGAGTGTATTTGGATTCTAGAAGTAAATGGGCAAGAAAATGGTTCCATTGCCATAACAAAAGTAAATGAAGAAGTAGCACAATTAAGGTTGTTTCTTATTAACCCGCACTTAAGAGGAGGGGGATATGGGAAAAAACTAGTGGAAACAGCTATCGAGTTTGCTGAAAAACAAAATTATAAAGTCATAAAATTATGTACCAACCGTGACCTTAAAGCAGCAAGGTCTCTTTATGAAAAGTATGGATTTCAAATTGTAGATACAACAATGAAAGTATTATCAGATCAAGAGGTAATTGAAGAAATATGGGAACTAAAACTATCATAA
- a CDS encoding Xaa-Pro dipeptidyl-peptidase: MKKKQIAIAISTALSLTLLSGVSSMTVHAEKKENSSTEANLPLNGKVFETIAESTKIQLENGMTKPIYSLDEAIVENLYVETEIDSDRDGQKDRVSVKVMRPKTEPGVKVPVIYEMSPYRAGLKNVPVYNVDEELHAVGGKPFAEPVNLGSYGNYYVPRGYAVILGESIGTGKSDGCPTTGDEREILGTKSVIDWLNGRANAYAEDGKQVQAEWSTGNVGMTGASYNGTLPNAVAATGVEGLKTIIPIAAISNWYDYYRANGAVIAPGGYQGEDADNMAEAVLTRENPEVCQKIIKELTDGQDRKTGDYNDFWDKRNYVKDAKNVKASVFVVHGLNDWNVKTKQFSQWWDALEKNNIPRKMWLHQGGHGGTSSNNWQQTQNKWFDYWLYGIENGIMDEPMVDVQRENKTWQKLKNWPDPAAVPTKMRLNLKNTTAQLPGKMEPGLNRPQNVQSLLDDAKIQSNQLVENPELESPNRLLYVTPTLQKEMRISGTPEISIQANLDRPVSNLTALLVDYGGVKPEIVTRGWMDPQNLNGNEQSTALTPGKDYAFKWDMQPDDYVFPAGHQIGVVLISSDYDYTIRPKAGTKLTVKLSELILPIVK; this comes from the coding sequence TTGAAGAAAAAACAGATTGCAATTGCAATATCCACAGCTTTGTCACTAACACTACTATCAGGAGTGTCTAGCATGACAGTACATGCAGAAAAGAAAGAGAATAGTTCAACTGAAGCGAATCTTCCGTTGAACGGGAAAGTGTTTGAAACGATAGCTGAATCAACAAAAATTCAACTAGAGAATGGAATGACAAAACCGATTTATTCACTTGACGAAGCAATTGTAGAGAATCTATATGTAGAAACAGAGATTGATAGTGATCGGGATGGTCAAAAAGATCGTGTATCTGTAAAGGTAATGCGCCCAAAAACAGAACCAGGTGTGAAAGTACCCGTTATTTATGAAATGAGTCCATATAGAGCAGGATTAAAAAATGTACCTGTATACAATGTTGATGAAGAGTTACATGCTGTCGGAGGAAAACCTTTCGCAGAACCAGTTAATCTCGGTTCTTATGGAAATTATTATGTTCCTCGTGGGTATGCGGTAATTTTAGGTGAAAGTATAGGTACTGGAAAATCAGACGGCTGTCCGACAACTGGTGATGAGCGAGAAATTCTTGGAACAAAATCAGTCATTGATTGGCTGAATGGAAGAGCAAACGCATATGCAGAAGATGGTAAACAAGTACAAGCTGAGTGGTCTACAGGAAATGTAGGAATGACAGGTGCTTCTTATAATGGAACATTACCGAATGCTGTCGCTGCAACGGGTGTAGAAGGATTAAAAACAATTATTCCAATTGCGGCTATTAGTAATTGGTATGATTATTATCGTGCGAATGGTGCAGTAATTGCCCCTGGAGGCTATCAAGGAGAAGATGCGGATAATATGGCCGAAGCTGTATTAACAAGAGAAAATCCTGAAGTATGTCAGAAAATAATAAAAGAACTTACAGATGGTCAAGACCGAAAAACTGGAGATTATAATGATTTTTGGGACAAGCGTAATTATGTGAAAGATGCTAAAAACGTAAAAGCAAGTGTGTTTGTTGTACATGGTTTAAATGATTGGAATGTAAAAACAAAGCAATTTTCACAGTGGTGGGATGCTCTTGAAAAAAATAATATTCCTCGTAAAATGTGGTTACATCAAGGTGGGCATGGAGGAACATCCAGCAATAATTGGCAACAAACACAAAATAAATGGTTTGATTATTGGTTGTATGGGATTGAAAATGGAATTATGGATGAGCCAATGGTAGATGTACAGCGTGAAAATAAAACATGGCAAAAGTTAAAAAATTGGCCTGATCCTGCCGCAGTTCCAACAAAAATGCGTTTGAATTTAAAAAATACTACTGCACAATTACCAGGAAAAATGGAGCCAGGCTTAAATAGACCACAAAATGTTCAATCATTATTAGATGATGCAAAAATCCAATCAAATCAATTAGTAGAAAATCCAGAATTAGAATCACCAAACCGTTTATTATATGTCACACCTACATTACAAAAAGAAATGCGTATAAGTGGCACACCTGAAATTTCAATACAAGCAAATCTTGATCGTCCTGTTTCAAACTTAACAGCTTTACTTGTTGATTATGGTGGAGTAAAGCCAGAAATTGTAACAAGAGGGTGGATGGATCCACAAAATTTAAATGGAAATGAGCAATCAACAGCACTTACACCAGGAAAAGATTATGCTTTTAAATGGGACATGCAGCCGGATGATTATGTATTCCCGGCAGGACATCAAATTGGAGTTGTGCTAATTTCTAGTGACTATGACTATACAATCCGCCCAAAAGCAGGAACAAAACTCACGGTAAAATTAAGTGAACTCATATTACCGATTGTAAAATAA
- a CDS encoding DUF47 domain-containing protein yields MAIRKKDKFTDHLSNISLNLKESANYFADYKLKNVSDLKIFSEKMKEYESKGDSLVHEVIKDLHNAFITSIEREDILSLTLSMDDVLDGLEHTAALFEMYSIVNADNFMLKFVDAIRNCTAEIVAAVEMLATKKLLNMRDHAIKIKDLESKCDGILRESIKNLFANEKDPIRIIQYKEIYEELENIADFCQNVANTLESIIMKNA; encoded by the coding sequence ATGGCCATAAGAAAAAAAGACAAGTTTACAGATCATTTAAGTAATATTTCTTTAAATTTAAAAGAAAGTGCTAATTATTTCGCGGACTATAAACTAAAAAACGTTAGTGACCTTAAAATTTTTTCTGAAAAAATGAAGGAATATGAATCGAAGGGGGATTCTTTGGTTCATGAAGTTATCAAAGATTTACACAATGCTTTCATTACTTCCATTGAACGAGAAGATATTTTATCTCTTACCTTGAGCATGGATGATGTTTTAGATGGGCTGGAACATACTGCTGCTCTATTTGAAATGTATTCTATAGTAAATGCTGATAATTTTATGCTTAAGTTTGTTGATGCCATTCGTAATTGCACTGCTGAAATTGTGGCAGCGGTTGAAATGTTGGCAACAAAGAAATTACTAAACATGAGGGATCATGCCATCAAAATTAAAGATTTGGAATCAAAATGTGATGGGATTTTGCGTGAATCCATTAAAAATCTGTTTGCTAATGAAAAAGACCCTATTCGTATTATTCAATATAAAGAAATCTATGAAGAGCTCGAAAACATTGCGGATTTCTGTCAGAATGTAGCCAACACATTAGAAAGCATTATCATGAAGAATGCTTAA
- a CDS encoding inorganic phosphate transporter, which produces MTTIIVILILGLIFEFINGFHDTANAIAMSVSTKALSPRFAVIYAGVLNFIGALISEAVAKSIGGKIADPFQVENGLLIVIAALIAAIFWNLFTWYYGIPSSSSHTLIGSVAGAVIFGSGIHSINWKGFTDIIKALIISPFLAFIVGFILMKILAIAFKNVNPHRATRGFRGFQVLASGLAAFSHGGNDGQKTMGIIVFALVAGGYQTTLDVPLWVKVTCAATIGLGTTVGGMRIIKTVAKKIFKVQPINGFAADLTSFTVLQGATMLGLPVSTTHVSSSAILGVGSAKRVRGVNWGVALKIVTTWVITLPISALIAGLVMIIIKIFI; this is translated from the coding sequence ATGACAACAATAATTGTTATCCTTATTCTTGGTTTAATTTTCGAATTCATTAATGGATTTCATGATACGGCTAACGCAATTGCAATGTCAGTTTCTACAAAGGCTTTATCACCACGATTTGCGGTTATTTATGCAGGTGTATTAAATTTTATAGGTGCTTTAATATCAGAAGCCGTAGCAAAATCGATTGGCGGTAAAATTGCTGATCCTTTTCAGGTTGAAAATGGCTTGTTAATCGTCATTGCCGCTCTTATTGCAGCTATATTTTGGAATCTGTTTACATGGTACTATGGGATTCCTTCTTCATCGTCACACACTTTAATCGGATCTGTTGCTGGAGCTGTTATTTTTGGCTCAGGAATACATTCTATAAACTGGAAAGGTTTCACAGATATTATAAAAGCCCTAATCATTTCTCCTTTTTTAGCTTTTATAGTAGGATTCATTCTAATGAAAATATTAGCAATTGCCTTCAAAAACGTAAATCCTCACCGTGCAACTCGTGGTTTTCGAGGGTTTCAAGTCTTAGCTTCTGGTTTAGCTGCATTTTCTCATGGAGGAAATGATGGACAAAAAACAATGGGAATTATAGTTTTTGCTTTAGTAGCAGGTGGTTACCAAACCACATTAGATGTACCACTTTGGGTAAAAGTTACTTGTGCAGCGACCATTGGTCTAGGAACAACGGTTGGTGGAATGCGGATTATTAAAACTGTTGCTAAAAAAATATTTAAAGTTCAACCTATCAATGGATTTGCTGCAGATTTAACATCATTTACAGTATTACAAGGTGCTACTATGTTAGGACTACCAGTATCAACTACACATGTATCTTCATCTGCCATTTTAGGTGTCGGTTCCGCTAAACGTGTTCGGGGTGTAAATTGGGGAGTCGCTCTAAAAATTGTGACGACTTGGGTTATTACACTGCCAATATCGGCATTAATAGCTGGTTTAGTAATGATTATAATAAAAATTTTCATATAA
- a CDS encoding serine hydrolase domain-containing protein, translating to MELKNINIHERMKHYNIPGLSIALINNGILDLQESFGVLEAGTNNKVNSDSIFNACSISKFATAMLVLKLTEQGILDLDENVNERLISWKVPENVCTQYKKVTLRTLLSHQSGVIDPEGSFCEYDSIQGNPTMLDLLEGRKSYCPEPIEVKYEPESDFQYSDAGFCIIEQLIEDISGKPFKLLMDELIFEPLNMKNSKLEYSIPEVKRNNFACGHNKDGKLLGEKYPIYPYPAAAGLRTTPTDLAILVIELINSLKGSGKLGLSESMIKEMLTPQGCSKWTGLGIFLDKSGQELEISSLGWGVGYQCMMIAFPYLETGAVIMTNSDLGIHQTKGIIGEIVKSLVPQLN from the coding sequence TTGGAACTAAAGAACATAAATATTCATGAACGAATGAAGCATTACAATATACCGGGTTTAAGTATAGCCTTAATTAATAATGGTATCCTTGATTTGCAAGAAAGTTTTGGTGTACTAGAGGCGGGAACCAACAATAAAGTAAACAGTGACTCCATTTTCAATGCCTGTTCCATAAGTAAGTTTGCCACGGCAATGCTAGTATTAAAATTAACTGAACAAGGTATCCTTGACTTAGATGAGAATGTAAATGAACGGCTTATATCTTGGAAGGTTCCTGAAAATGTATGTACTCAATATAAAAAAGTTACTTTACGGACACTACTTAGTCATCAATCCGGGGTAATTGACCCTGAAGGAAGTTTTTGTGAATATGATTCTATTCAAGGCAACCCTACAATGCTTGACCTTCTTGAGGGTAGAAAATCATATTGTCCAGAACCTATTGAAGTTAAGTATGAACCTGAAAGTGATTTTCAATATTCAGACGCTGGTTTTTGTATAATAGAACAACTTATAGAAGACATTTCCGGAAAACCTTTTAAGCTATTAATGGATGAGTTGATATTTGAACCATTAAATATGAAAAATAGCAAGCTAGAATATTCTATACCAGAAGTAAAAAGAAATAATTTTGCTTGTGGACACAATAAAGATGGGAAATTATTGGGTGAAAAGTATCCAATATATCCATATCCAGCCGCTGCTGGACTTCGGACAACACCGACAGATTTAGCTATCTTGGTAATCGAATTAATTAATTCATTAAAAGGTAGTGGAAAACTTGGTCTTTCTGAAAGTATGATAAAGGAAATGTTAACACCTCAAGGGTGTTCAAAGTGGACTGGCCTAGGGATCTTTCTTGACAAATCAGGTCAAGAACTTGAAATTTCATCACTAGGTTGGGGAGTTGGATATCAATGTATGATGATTGCGTTTCCCTATTTAGAAACGGGTGCTGTTATTATGACAAATTCAGATTTAGGCATTCATCAAACTAAGGGTATAATTGGAGAAATAGTCAAGTCACTAGTACCACAATTAAATTAA